The Engystomops pustulosus chromosome 4, aEngPut4.maternal, whole genome shotgun sequence genome contains a region encoding:
- the LOC140128607 gene encoding extracellular calcium-sensing receptor-like: MRFRLEHYQLLQAMRFAVDETNRSPELLPNITLGFYAYDSCAVLQRELEGTLWMLTGLDHAIPNYCCRESPPVAAIIGHSASTYSILMAHILGLYKYPQVSFFSTSPLLSDRTQFPAFFRTVPSDAFQSLGLAQMVTHFGWTWVGLIAADNDYGREGIKVMKEEITRSGACLAFTQYIDTSVSYKNIQDISNVIKMSTAKVVVAFTTDVYLIPLLDVMLAQSISGKIFVASEAWSISNVLSVDKYSSILAGTIGFAFHSSNIKGFQEYLNNVNPYNIPGVQWAKIFWEEAFGCSFSMDHMSIGHNNETELCTGYEDLSSTQNLYNDASNVRTSYNVYSAVHAIAKALDDLMRCSHGNGPFSGGKCTDLKTFKPWQVLYYLKKVRVPLSNMRELFFNENGDPPASYDIVNWQRNLNGSITQVKVGSYDTLVGPNNSFTINSSLVYWANGSHEVPISICSESCSAGFRKAPRKGEPICCFECVPCPQGEISNQTDSIDCSRCPWDMWPNNQKNRCLAKTLEYLSYDEPLGVTLVAISVSSSMVPVSILRLFHHKKDTPMVKANNYSLSCTLLVSLTLCFMSSLVFIGYPETEKCLLRQAAFGMVFALCISCILAKTITVVFAFMATKPGSSLKKWTSPNVSYMIIVCCSLLQLLLCISWISTSPPFPQMNIDSKPGIIVIECNENSPIAFWSMLGYLGLLASISFVIAFLARRLPDSFNEAKFITFSMLAFLSVWVSYIPASLSSQGKYTVAMEIFAIQSSSWALVICMFVPKCFIILFRPHMNTRGHLLGKEKSHN, encoded by the exons ATGAG GTTCCGCTTAGAACATTACCAGTTGCTCCAGGCCATGAGGTTTGCTGTTGATGAAACTAATAGAAGTCCAGAACTTCTCCCAAATATCACCCTAGGCTTCTATGCCTACGACTCCTGTGCTGTGCTACAAAGGGAGTTGGAGGGGACCCTGTGGATGCTGACAGGACTTGATCACGCCATACCCAATTACTGTTGCCGTGAAAGCCCACCTGTGGCTGCCATCATTGGACACTCGGCCTCCACATACTCCATATTAATGGCTCATATATTGGGATTGTACAAATACCCACAG GTCAGCTTTTTCTCAACTAGCCCTTTGCTGAGTGATAGGACACAATTTCCTGCTTTCTTCAGGACTGTCCCAAGTGATGCTTTTCAGTCATTGGGTTTGGCTCAAATGGTCACTCATTTTGGCTGGACATGGGTTGGGCTCATTGCTGCTGATAATGATTACGGCCGGGAAGGTATCAAGGTCATGAAAGAGGAAATTACAAGATCTGGAGCCTGCTTGGCCTTCACGCAATACATAGACACTTCTGTGTCCTACAAGAACATTCAAGACATTTCCAATGTTATTAAGATGTCTACAGCTAAAGTGGTGGTGGCTTTCACTACCGACGTCTATCTTATCCCATTGTTGGATGTGATGttggcacagagtatttcaggaaaaaTCTTTGTTGCCAGTGAAGCCTGGTCCATATCAAATGTTCTCTCAGTAGACAAATACTCTTCCATACTTGCAGGTACCATTGGATTTGCTTTCCACAGCAGTAATATAAAAGGGTTTCAAGAATATCTGAACAATGTAAACCCTTACAATATTCCGGGGGTCCAATGGGCCAAGATATTCTGGGAAGAAGCATTTGGATGTTCATTTTCCATGGATCATATGTCTATTGGTCACAATAATGAGACAGAGTTATGTACAGGATACGAAGACCTATCCAGCACCCAAAACCTTTATAATGATGCCTCCAATGTAAGAACCTCCTACAATGTCTATTCTGCTGTACATGCAATTGCCAAAGCTCTGGATGACCTTATGCGCTGCAGTCATGGGAATGGTCCATTTTCAGGTGGGAAGTGCACAGATTTGAAGACGTTTAAACCTTGGCAG GTTCTTTACTATCTTAAGAAGGTACGAGTGCCTTTAAGTAACATGAGAGAACTTTTCTTTAATGAAAATGGGGATCCTCCAGCATCTTACGACATTGTCAACTGGCAGAGAAATCTCAATGGTTCAATAACCCAAGTGAAGGTTGGAAGTTACGACACTCTGGTTGGACCTAACAATAGTTTCACCATCAACTCAAGCTTAGTCTACTGGGCAAATGGAAGTCATGAG GTTCCTATTTCTATCTGTAGCGAGAGCTGCTCTGCTGGATTCAGGAAGGCTCCTCGCAAGGGGGAACCAATTTGTTGCTTTGAATGTGTCCCTTGCCCTCAAGGAGAGATCTCCAATCAAACAG ACTCCATAGATTGTTCAAGGTGTCCGTGGGATATGTGGCCAAACAACCAAAAGAACAGATGTCTTGCAAAAACCCTAGAGTATCTTTCATATGACGAGCCACTAGGCGTCACTTTAGTAGCCATCAGTGTTTCTTCATCTATGGTTCCAGTTTCCATCTTGAGACTTTTTCATCACAAGAAGGACACCCCAATGGTCAAAGCCAATAATTATTCCCTCAGTTGCACCTTGTTGGTATCATTGACTCTCTGCTTCATGAGCTCTTTGGTCTTCATTGGTTACCCAGAAACTGAAAAGTGTCTTCTACGTCAGGCAGCATTTGGCATGGTGTTTGCCCTTTGCATCTCCTGTATCTTGGCTAAAACCATCACAGTAGTCTTTGCGTTCATGGCCACCAAACCTGGAAGTAGTCTTAAGAAATGGACAAGTCCTAATGTGTCCTACATGATCATAGTCTGCTGTTCACTCCTTCAATTACTCTTATGCATCAGTTGGATCTCAACTTCTCCTCCATTTCCACAAATGAACATTGACAGCAAACCTGGAATCATTGTCATTGAATGTAACGAGAACTCACCCATCGCTTTCTGGAGTATGTTGGGGTATCTTGGTCTCTTGGCATCTATCAGTTTTGTTATTGCCTTCTTAGCGAGGAGGCTTCCCGATAGCTTTAATGAGGCCAAGTTTATCACGTTTAGCATGTTGGCCTTCCTCAGTGTTTGGGTGTCCTACATCCCGGCATCTCTCAGCTCGCAAGGAAAGTATACAGTAGCCATGGAGATCTTTGCAATCCAGTCATCCAGTTGGGCTCTTGTAATCTGTATGTTTGTACcaaaatgttttatcattttgTTCCGACCACATATGAACACCAGAGGACATCTCTTAGGAAAAGAAAAAAGTCATAATTAG